The following proteins are encoded in a genomic region of Thermococcus henrietii:
- a CDS encoding 50S ribosomal protein L19e, with protein sequence MLMLKMQRRIAADILKCGENRVWIDPERIDDVAAAITREDVKRLIHDGVIKKKPIKGQSRARARAFHEARKKGRHRGPGSRKGKKTARMGKKERWMMTIRALRKELRKLKAEGKIDAHTYRRLYIRAKGGQFKNKRQLYLFMQEHGILKE encoded by the coding sequence ATGCTCATGCTTAAGATGCAGAGAAGGATTGCCGCTGACATTTTGAAGTGCGGTGAGAACAGGGTTTGGATTGACCCCGAGAGGATTGACGACGTTGCCGCCGCGATAACCCGTGAGGACGTTAAGAGGCTCATCCACGATGGCGTCATCAAGAAGAAGCCCATCAAAGGCCAGAGCAGGGCCAGGGCGAGGGCCTTCCACGAGGCGAGGAAGAAGGGACGCCACAGGGGCCCCGGAAGCAGGAAGGGTAAGAAGACCGCCAGAATGGGCAAGAAGGAGCGCTGGATGATGACCATAAGGGCCCTCAGGAAAGAACTCAGGAAGCTCAAGGCCGAGGGCAAGATTGACGCCCACACCTACAGGAGGCTCTACATCAGGGCCAAGGGCGGCCAGTTCAAGAACAAGAGGCAGCTCTACCTGTTCATGCAGGAGCACGGCATCTTGAAGGAGTGA